Within Theileria orientalis strain Shintoku DNA, chromosome 4, complete genome, the genomic segment TTGGACGAAGATCCAGTAAACgatgaaaaggaaagaCCAGTAGAGCTTTTAAAATGTGGAAAGTTTTTCAATGATTACGAATCTTGCTTAAAAAAGATGTAGGTTCGCGAGTACACGacatataaacacatagtGATTCCATTTTGATTTTAGAACGTTTAATCATATGTGTtactttaaaaaattaaatttattaaatatatgcGTTGTCATTCGTGCTAGACATTGAGTATGCCTGTTTGTGGAAAATTATGGAAAAGTTTATATAGTACACGGCTAAATACACTTTAGATATAGCATAGAAACAAATAAAGCCATAATACATAACGGGACATGGTAGTTATCGGCAATTTAAAACTATctattaaatgtgtacacgCTTTCATAACGTAAAGAAGAACGCTTACTCGCTGATTTTTCATTGATGGGGATGTAGTGAACAACAGTGTCACACAAATGTCCACAATaaactttatatttaaaattattttgtagCGTCGTATTAAATTCAATTCTTCCGTCTTTGGATTTTATACGATTAAAAGATATCGCGCATCAACATCTCagatatgtgtatatttgtattataatagATCTAGTCCACTTTTGAGATTTAATAATACAGAGAATATACCCATAAGTTTTTTCCCCtagaatataaatttactttttattctataTCAcacaaaattttatatattgtatactAAAATGATTATTCGTTTTAAGATGAGGctgaaaattatattattggCCATTTCCTTATTATGCATTAGAAATGCTTCTAGTGACGCAAAATCCTCTGGCAGAAGTAAGTCTCCCTTTGAAAGATATTTATCGTTATTTTAGTTGAAGGTCCAATCATCGGTATCGACTTGGGTACAACGTTTAGTTGCGTGGGTGTTTATAAGAATGGTCGTGTAGAGATCATCGCAGATGAGAACGGAGACAGAATTACTCCTTCATACGTTTCCTTTGTAGATGGCCACCATAAAATCGGTAAGTTAGTAGCTCAGATTCATGGAATCTGCTAGACCTATCAGACGTTTATAGCCATTtacaattaatatttaaaatcaatcaATAACAACgtaaaaatacattgaCGGTGTCAGTGGGAATGagtttattgatattatgTATTCGTTCCTGACAAGATACTGTGACCTGCGCATAGATATTCACACAAACAAGTTAACTGATGGTTTTAGGTATGGCCGCCAAAAATGAGGCAACAGTACACGCTGAAAAAACAGTGTTTGACGTGAAGCGTCTCATCGGACGTGAGTATCACGACCCCGACGTGCAAAACGATATGAAAAACCTACCATACACGATCAtcaacaagaacaacagACCTTACGTGCGAGTCAAAGACACAAACGTGAAGGAGTACGCACCTGAGGAGATCAGCGCAATGGTGTTGACCAGGATGAAGTCGCTGGCAGAAGCGTACCTGGGAAAGGAAGTTAAAAAGGCAATCATCACAGTGCCAGCGTACTTCAACGACTCGCAGCGCCAGTCGACGAAGGACGCAGGAACAATAGCAGGATTGGAAGTCATCAGGATCATCAACGAGCCTACGGCAGCAGCAATAGCGTACGGAATAGACAAGACGCAGGAGGAAAGCAACATCCTGGTGTATGACCTGGGAGGAGGCACGTTTGACGTGTCACTCTTGAGTCTGGACAGCGGAGTCTTCGAAGTCATCGCGACGGGAGGAGACACGCACCTGGGAGGAGAGGACTTTGACAGGAGAGTCATGGACCACTTCATCAAAATCTTCAAAACGAAGACTGGGCTTAACGTCAGAGATGACAAGAGAGCACTGCAGAAGCTGAGGAAGGAAGTGGAAGCAGCGAAGAGGCAGCTCTCGACGAAGACGGAAGTGACAGTCGAGAtcgaggacctgctggaagGAAAGGACTTTAGCGAAAGCCTGACGCGCGCAAAGTTCGAGGCACTGAACGAGGACCTGTTCGAGAAGACGATGGACACAGTCAAGTCGGTCCTCAAGGAGGCGAGGATGACGAAGAGCGACATTAACCAGATCGTGCTCGTGGGAGGCTCGACGAGGATCCCCAAGGTCAGAGAAATGATCAGAGAGTACTTCAACAAGGACCCTGACGTCAGCATTAACGCAGACGAGGCCGTGGCCTACGGAGCAGCAATGCAGGGAGGCATCCTGACGGGAGAGTCGTCACAagacctgctgctgctggacgtgTGCCCGCTCTCGCTCGGCATAGAGACGGTGGGAGGAGTGATGAGCAAGATCATAGAAAGAAACACCATGATCCCGGCAAACAAGTCGCAGATCTTCAGCACATACTCGGACAACCAGACAGTGGTGACGATCAACGTGTTCCAGGGAGAACGCCCCTTGACAAAGGACAACGTGCCACTGGGAAAGTTCGACCTCACAGGCATACCGCCAGCACCCAAGGGAGTGCCGCAAATCGAAGTCACATTCAACATCGACACCAACGGAATCCTCTCAGTCACCGCGCAGGAAAAGGGAAGCGGCAACACCAAAAACCTCGTGATTGAGCCGAAGAGCGGAAGACTGAGCCAGGAGGAGATAGAACGCATGGTGAGGGACGCGGAGGAGAACGCGGAGAAGGACAAGAAGGTGGCCGACAAGATCATGTCTAAGCAGTCGCTGGAGAACTACATCGACAGCATGCGCCGCACGCTCAAGGAGGACACGGTCGCCTCAAAGCTCTCGAAGAGCGAGGTCAGcaagctgaaggaggagctggacgaCGCGAGCAACTGGCTGGGCTCGCACCAGGACGAGGAGGCCGAGGAGTACAAGGAGAGGCTCACGCAGCTGGAGAACGTCTGCAGCCCAGTCGTGTCGAAGCTGTACTCGCAGcagcaggagcaggagcCTGAGGACTCCTACTCGGACGAGTTGTAGCCCCGCCGAAGGCGTGGATTGCAATCAGGGGTGGCCGCCGTGAACGGGCCAGATTCGAGGCACTCGAACGGATTGAGTGTTTGTTTTACtgtaaattttgtaaaaatgcGCTGTAACTACTCGGATAATCTCATAACGTATAGATGTAAGTGTTTGAGGTCTAGATATTCGGAGGATATGAGTGTTTGCGTGTATGTGTCGGGGTGTGAGCGCGTATATGGGCTGCAAACGAAatctattaatatttgttcctatgtacaaaattaatagtTAAAATGGTGCTGGGAGTCTAAGGATAGGGATCACGGAATATACTAGGCCCGAGCTGTGGGGAGAGAGGTAAGATTCCTCCTAGATTCTATAATTATTTGGACCGCTCACATggtgaaaatatattaaagttgtatgataatttttaacagcCTTGgcatttatttaatttgcaTTTTCGCCATCGATTCACCGGTTTGTAACTGCACTTACCCTCAAAATCAGAAAGCGTATCATCAACAAGGTTACATACAAGGATCTCATGTAAGAGGCAATAGAGCACAGTACAATGCAAACGCTGCTGTAAACTATCAGAGACAAGTCAGTCAACCCGTATCATATCAGCAACAGTATTACCAACAAGATATGGTTCAACAGCAATATGATACCAACGGCCAAGTTCTAGGCTCAGATTTGTTAATTCCAAAATACTATGCTTACGTAAACCAGGAGTTGGGCCAGGGCCACTGGGACTACGAGAATATATCACTCAAGTGGAGCATTCCCGACCCCTAcgaaattattaaaaagatCGGTAGAGGAAAGTTCAGCGAGGTCTTTAAAGGCATAGATACCAGAGATAACAAGGACTGCGTGATAAAAATCCTCAAGCccgtgaagaagaagaagatcaaGAGGGAGATTAAGATTCTGCAGATTCTCAAGGGAGGCCCGAACATTATTGCTCTTCTAGATATTGTTAAGGACCCCCAGAGTCGCATCCCCTCGCTCGTCTTCGAGCTTGTGAAGAACAAGGATTATAAAGTTTTATACCCAGAGTTCACCGTTTACGACATTAAGTACTATattttccagctcctccgcGCGATCAACTACTGTCACAGCAGGGGCATTATGCACAGGGACGTGAAGCCGCACAACGTGATGATAGACCACGACGCCAGGTCCCTGAAGCTGATTGACTGGGGTTTGGCTGAGTTTTATCACCCGGGTCAGGAGTACAGTGTCAGGGTGGCCACGCGGTACTACAAGAGCCCCGAGCTGCTCGTGGACAACAAGTACTACGACTACAGCCTCGACATCTGGAGCATCGGGTGTATGTTGGCAGgattgatttttaaaaggGAACCCTTCTTCTACGGTCACGACAACTACGATCAGCTCGTTAAAATCGCAAAAGTATTGGGGACCGACGATCTTTTCGCTTACTCCCAAAAGTTTGGCATTGAGATTCCTGCTGCATACAATGAGATTCTCGGCGTCCACCCTCGGAAGTCCTGGAAGAGTTTCATAACTCAGGAAAATCAGCATCTTGTCTCTGACCAGGCATTGGATTTGTTGGACAAAATGTTTCTGTATGACCATATCGAGAGAATCACAGCCTTCGATGCTATGAAACACCCCTATTTCGATGACGTTAGGCCTAAGAGAGTAAGATAATCTGTTCTGTATATTCATTACGTGTTAGGAATACACATGTGGTGGAAGAAGTTGAGTTGGTCGTAAagtatttaattatatctATTCTggataaattttatatttttgagTTGATATGATCATAAATTCTCTTAAATTTGCAACCAATTCTAAGGTATGTTGATTGTAGGCTCATTTTAATCTCAGGGCTGGACTAAATTCAGCAATAGATTTAGAAGGGGATTCTCGACCAGTAAAGTGTACATAGATAAAGATACGAAGGTTATTTGCCAGGGGTTGACTGGAAAGCAGGTGTGTTTCGAGctaattttatgtttttatcaaaaaattTCTATAGGGAACATTCCACACCAGCGAGTGCCTAAAATACCACGGGACCAAGTTCGTGGGAGGAGTAAACCCGAAGAAGGGAGGAACTAACTGGAAATCATTGGATGAAAAATACACTCTGCCAATATTTGCTTCAGTGGCCGAGGTGGGCAgatacatacacacaatGCATATAATGGCATACTAATGTGGCTCTTTAGGCGAAGAAAGAGACTGGCGCCGATGCTTCAGTGATTTATGTTCCTCCACCAGGAGCTGCAGATGCCATAGTAGAGGCAATAGAGGCTGAAGTACCACTGGTCATATGCATAACGGAAGGCATACCGCAGCACGACATGGTTAAGGTTAAAACGTTGCTGAAGGACCCTTATTGCAAAACTACTCTAATTGGACCGAATTGTCCAGGAATTATTAAGCCTGAGGAGTGTAAGATAGGAATCATGCCAGGTCACATACACAAGAAGGGTTCAATAGGTACGAATGAGATTTTGCGGTTTTTAAACGCACTTATAGGTATAATTAGCAGGAGCGGAACTCTGACTTATGAAGCAGTCTCTCAGACCACGACCGTTGGACTCGGTCAGTCAGTATGCATAGGGATTGGGGGCGACCCCTTTGGAGGAATCACTTTCACTGACggagttaaaaaattcGTAGAACACCCCGAGACTAAGGGTATGTAGAAGTGTGTATTGTAAACATTGCAGGAATCCTGATAATTGGAGAGATTGGGGGCTCTGCAGAAGAGGATGTAGCAGACTGGTTAAAGGATAACCCAACGGATAAACCAGTGGTTGCAATCATTGCAGGAATATCAGCTCCACCTGGAAAAAGAATGGGtgagtttaaatattagttaatttgtattttgcGCAGGTCATGCTGGAGCGATCATTAGTGGCAACAAGGGAACTGCACATGGCAAAATTAAGGCCTTAAAGGATGCAGGCGTTATTGTTCCTGAAAACCCAGCCAAAATGGGACTGGCGATGCTGGAGGctttaaagaaaaaataatctTTTGATCAGCCCGTGGGGGAcaattatacacatttatgcgtttattcattatatgtattaaaaatgaagaagacAGTCAAATATGAAGATCAACTTGACTATATCCAAAAGAGTAATGAAGTTAAGAACCTCTTTGTTATCAAGAAGGGCTTTGTGCCTAATATGAACGTGGAAGGTCACCTATTTGCAAAtgaaaatttatcaaagCTCCTATTTGATGAACTTAGGCAGTTTACAGATGAACCGGGGTCTTTTCTTCCAGCTTTAAAGCAGTTAGCAAATGTTGCCG encodes:
- a CDS encoding heat-shock protein HSP70, which produces MIIRFKMRLKIILLAISLLCIRNASSDAKSSGRIEGPIIGIDLGTTFSCVGVYKNGRVEIIADENGDRITPSYVSFVDGHHKIGMAAKNEATVHAEKTVFDVKRLIGREYHDPDVQNDMKNLPYTIINKNNRPYVRVKDTNVKEYAPEEISAMVLTRMKSLAEAYLGKEVKKAIITVPAYFNDSQRQSTKDAGTIAGLEVIRIINEPTAAAIAYGIDKTQEESNILVYDLGGGTFDVSLLSLDSGVFEVIATGGDTHLGGEDFDRRVMDHFIKIFKTKTGLNVRDDKRALQKLRKEVEAAKRQLSTKTEVTVEIEDLLEGKDFSESLTRAKFEALNEDLFEKTMDTVKSVLKEARMTKSDINQIVLVGGSTRIPKVREMIREYFNKDPDVSINADEAVAYGAAMQGGILTGESSQDLLLLDVCPLSLGIETVGGVMSKIIERNTMIPANKSQIFSTYSDNQTVVTINVFQGERPLTKDNVPLGKFDLTGIPPAPKGVPQIEVTFNIDTNGILSVTAQEKGSGNTKNLVIEPKSGRLSQEEIERMVRDAEENAEKDKKVADKIMSKQSLENYIDSMRRTLKEDTVASKLSKSEVSKLKEELDDASNWLGSHQDEEAEEYKERLTQLENVCSPVVSKLYSQQQEQEPEDSYSDEL
- a CDS encoding uncharacterized protein (Os03g0762000 protein) — encoded protein: MIIFNSLGIYLICIFAIDSPVCNCTYPQNQKAYHQQGYIQGSHVRGNRAQYNANAAVNYQRQVSQPVSYQQQYYQQDMVQQQYDTNGQVLGSDLLIPKYYAYVNQELGQGHWDYENISLKWSIPDPYEIIKKIGRGKFSEVFKGIDTRDNKDCVIKILKPVKKKKIKREIKILQILKGGPNIIALLDIVKDPQSRIPSLVFELVKNKDYKVLYPEFTVYDIKYYIFQLLRAINYCHSRGIMHRDVKPHNVMIDHDARSLKLIDWGLAEFYHPGQEYSVRVATRYYKSPELLVDNKYYDYSLDIWSIGCMLAGLIFKREPFFYGHDNYDQLVKIAKVLGTDDLFAYSQKFGIEIPAAYNEILGVHPRKSWKSFITQENQHLVSDQALDLLDKMFLYDHIERITAFDAMKHPYFDDVRPKRVR
- a CDS encoding succinyl-CoA ligase [GDP-forming] alpha-chain, mitochondrial; the encoded protein is MTGKQGTFHTSECLKYHGTKFVGGVNPKKGGTNWKSLDEKYTLPIFASVAEAKKETGADASVIYVPPPGAADAIVEAIEAEVPLVICITEGIPQHDMVKVKTLLKDPYCKTTLIGPNCPGIIKPEECKIGIMPGHIHKKGSIGTNEILRFLNALIGIISRSGTLTYEAVSQTTTVGLGQSVCIGIGGDPFGGITFTDGVKKFVEHPETKGILIIGEIGGSAEEDVADWLKDNPTDKPVVAIIAGISAPPGKRMGHAGAIISGNKGTAHGKIKALKDAGVIVPENPAKMGLAMLEALKKK